A single window of Crassostrea angulata isolate pt1a10 chromosome 8, ASM2561291v2, whole genome shotgun sequence DNA harbors:
- the LOC128158228 gene encoding E3 SUMO-protein ligase RanBP2-like has protein sequence MDPRSTAQDVNRCDLCETAIVHSYCDFCHVNLCKPCVVDHISDEYDKHKIVPFQKRRSTLIHSKCETHPHRNCEFQCKDCNNMFVCSSCMASKQHKGHNFVDVTEVYKAKKDDIKKDTKELENHISPTYEEIALDLDNQLANLDGGYDKLTTTISKQGEQWHREIDIVINKMKTEISDIKVKHKELLQKHLNEIKQIQSLIKKTLHALRKIEKSTEVSPIIEYSSKIREFSKFPPKVHVSMPTFIPKPIDHDKLYTFFGQIVDDKDGMYINKKGEDDHIFFEPLIQLPEKVDEVTGEKDENVLFEHRAKLFRFHKKEWKERGLGDIKILENKASKKIRVLMRREQILKICCNHYITDKLNLKPMLNSNGKAWTWYVMDHSDDKPKCEQFSVRFKTPEIANKFKEAFDNAKKKLSGLVSTEKTPSSSAASGTSSRPPAILHTLLSEDDHVIYIKKEMATPAQVEMARKFKLPDHFYLYENAPPCPGCIGCEGYKEGTKITQKTKSPSPKKNQDKNVVSKRADTDSSSSGGLFGASAAPPGGLFSSLAAGGGDSKKTTGLLGQPLFGGGGVSFFSFSGLAANVDTQPAAFKKDDSKPFSWSRAGQKLFNREKGEEDGEEVTQGYDPHFKPVVPLPDLVEVKTGEDDFEKLFSHRAKLFRYEKDTNQWKEKGIGEMKILRHNGTGQCRLLLRREQVYKLACNQWLTADLKFKRMLTSETAWCWVGQDFSDNEAKLEQLAVKFKSTDLAKEFKDKIDECQKNLIENPPTVSA, from the coding sequence ATGGATCCCCGTTCTACTGCCCAGGATGTGAAccgatgtgacctttgtgagaccgccatagtacacagctactgtgacttttgtcatgtCAACCTCTGCAAGCCCTGTGTAGTGGATCACATCTCAGATgaatatgacaaacataaaatagttcCTTTCCAGAAACGAAGATCAACCCTTATTCATTCGAAATGTGAAACACATCCACACAGAAATTGTGAATTCCAGTGCAAGGATTGCAACAATATGTTTGTTTGTTCTTCCTGCATGGCATCTAAACAGCATAAGGGACATAACTTCGTAGATGTTACAGAAGTTTACAAAGCTAAGAAAGATGacattaaaaaagatacaaaagagttagaaaatcatatttcccctaCATATGAAGAAATTGCGCTCGACTTAGATAATCAGCTTGCCAACCTAGATGGGGGATATGATAAACTTACAACAACAATATCCAAACAAGGAGAgcaatggcacagagaaatcgaCATAGTTATAAATAAGATGAAAACCGAAATCAGCGACATAAAAGTGAAACACAAAGAACTTTTACAGaaacatttgaatgaaatcaaacagatacagtctctcataaaaaaaacattacatgcCTTAAGAAAAATTGAGAAATCCACTGAAGTATCCCCTATCATTGAATACAGCTCGAAGATCAGAGAGTTCAGCAAGTTTCCACCCAAGGTTCATGTATCAATGCCAACATTCATTCCAAAACCAATAGACCATGACAAACTGTATACTTTCTTTGGACAGATCGTGGATGACAAGGATGGTATGTACATCAACAAGAAAGGAGAGGATGATCATATATTCTTTGAACCGCTGATTCAGCTCCCAGAAAAAGTGGATGAGGTCACTGGTGAAAAAGATGAGAATGTTTTGTTCGAGCATCGAGCGAAACTTTTCCGCTTTCACAAAAAGGAATGGAAGGAAAGAGGTCTTGGtgatatcaaaattttagaaaacaaaGCTTCAAAGAAAATCCGGGTCCTGATGAGGCGAGAACAAATACTGAAGATCTGTTGCAATCATTACATCACAGACAAACTTAACTTGAAGCCAATGCTAAACTCTAATGGAAAAGCCTGGACTTGGTATGTCATGGACCACTCTGATGATAAGCCAAAGTGTGAGCAGTTCTCTGTCCGTTTCAAAACCCCAGAAATTGCGAATAAATTCAAAGAAGCCTTTGACAATGCTAAAAAGAAGCTGTCTGGATTGGTGTCCACCGAGAAAACGCCCAGTTCTTCAGCAGCCTCGGGCACTTCCTCCAGACCACCAGCAATCCTACATACTTTGTTGAGTGAGGATGACCATGTGatttatataaagaaagaaatggCCACCCCAGCTCAGGTCGAAATGGCTCGGAAATTCAAGTTACCTGACCACTTTTACCTGTATGAAAATGCCCCTCCTTGTCCTGGGTGTATAGGATGTGAGGGTTACAAGGAAGGCACCAAGATCACACAGAAAACCAAGTCTCCTTCACCAAAGAAAAATCAAGATAAAAATGTGGTTTCCAAGAGAGCAGACACTGACTCTTCATCCTCTGGAGGACTTTTTGGTGCCTCAGCTGCTCCCCCTGGTGGATTATTCAGTTCCCTTGCAGCCGGGGGAGGGGATTCCAAGAAGACTACAGGGTTGCTTGGTCAGCCACTGTTTGGAGGTGGGGGAGTTTCCTTCTTCTCGTTCTCTGGGCTAGCAGCTAATGTAGACACTCAGCCCGCTGCTTTCAAGAAAGATGACAGTAAGCCATTCAGCTGGTCGCGGGCCGGTCAGAAGCTGTTCAATCGGGAGAAGGGAGAGGAGGATGGGGAGGAGGTGACCCAGGGATACGACCCTCACTTTAAGCCGGTGGTTCCCCTCCCCGACCTAGTGGAGGTCAAAACAGGGGAAGACGATTTTGAAAAGCTGTTTTCCCATCGGGCAAAACTGTTCCGTTATGAAAAGGACACAAATCAGTGGAAAGAAAAGGGAATCGGAGAAATGAAAATTCTAAGACACAACGGCACTGGACAATGCAGGCTGCTTCTGCGAAGAGAGCAGGTCTATAAGCTTGCTTGTAATCAGTGGTTAACCGCTGATCTAAAATTCAAACGAATGTTGACCTCAGAGACAGCTTGGTGTTGGGTGGGTCAGGATTTCAGTGACAATGAAGCTAAATTAGAGCAACTTGCTGTAAAATTCAAGAGTACTGACCTAGCAAAAGAATTCAAGGATAAAATCGATGAATGTCAGAAAAATTTGATTGAGAATCCACCAACAGTGTCAGCGTAG